In Pedobacter heparinus DSM 2366, the following are encoded in one genomic region:
- the mutY gene encoding A/G-specific adenine glycosylase, protein MSFQSEIVNWYLNHKRDLPWRGTTDAYIIWLSEVILQQTRVDQGLPYFNNFLQNYPTVLDFASASETQVLKLWQGLGYYSRGRNMLFTARQVRDLHGGVFPVRYDQLIKLKGIGEYTAAAIASFSSNESKAVLDGNVFRVLSRYFGIESPINSSTGKKQFADLAQSLISGQQPSVYNQAIMEFGALQCKPKSPNCGICPVQDSCFAQKHHLVGTLPVKLNKLKKRTRYFNYFLCMEGDNILVKKRSPGDIWQELYDFPLIETDRPFLEDPEKFAPLLQESFGAACKVRTLSHQKHLLTHQTIYVQFFGLDNYIINFNQNAEIKWVSLPEFDELPQPKVITNFVCKHFIT, encoded by the coding sequence ATGAGTTTTCAATCCGAAATCGTAAACTGGTACTTAAACCATAAAAGGGACCTACCCTGGCGGGGTACTACAGATGCATACATCATCTGGTTATCCGAAGTGATCCTGCAGCAAACCCGGGTAGACCAGGGCCTGCCCTATTTCAATAATTTTTTACAGAACTATCCAACTGTGCTCGACTTTGCCAGCGCCAGTGAAACACAGGTGCTTAAACTATGGCAGGGGCTTGGCTATTATTCCAGAGGCAGGAACATGCTTTTTACAGCCAGGCAGGTGCGCGACCTGCATGGTGGCGTTTTTCCGGTGCGCTATGATCAGCTCATTAAACTAAAAGGGATTGGCGAGTATACCGCCGCTGCCATTGCTTCTTTTTCTTCAAATGAATCAAAAGCAGTGCTCGATGGCAATGTGTTCCGTGTATTGTCCCGTTATTTCGGTATAGAAAGCCCCATAAACAGCAGCACCGGTAAAAAACAGTTCGCAGACCTGGCCCAGTCACTCATCAGTGGCCAGCAGCCTTCAGTATACAATCAGGCCATTATGGAGTTCGGCGCATTGCAGTGCAAACCCAAATCTCCCAATTGTGGTATATGTCCGGTTCAGGACAGCTGTTTTGCTCAAAAGCATCATCTGGTCGGTACGCTTCCTGTAAAATTGAACAAACTGAAAAAACGTACCCGCTATTTCAACTATTTCCTGTGTATGGAAGGCGACAATATCCTGGTCAAAAAAAGGAGCCCTGGCGATATATGGCAGGAATTATATGATTTTCCACTCATCGAAACAGACCGGCCTTTTCTGGAAGATCCCGAAAAGTTTGCCCCTTTGTTACAGGAAAGCTTTGGCGCAGCTTGTAAAGTCAGGACTTTATCCCATCAAAAACATTTATTAACACACCAAACTATATATGTTCAATTTTTTGGTTTAGATAATTATATCATTAACTTTAATCAGAATGCAGAAATAAAATGGGTCTCATTGCCGGAATTCGACGAATTGCCGCAACCTAAAGTGATCACCAATTTTGTTTGTAAGCATTTTATTACATAG